In the Magnetococcales bacterium genome, GAAACCCACCACGATTCCATTCTCCTGGCGGGACCGCCCTCCTGGCCCCTGGTGGAGATTCTCAAAAAATTCGGCAACCCGACCACCTCACCACCCGCGCCACCCCGCTCCCGGAAATGACCAAAAAGTACAGACGGATTGCCAATCGGGAACGCAAGCCATCCTGCCGGGGCTACTCATGGGGGATCAGATTGTATTCCCTCAATTTTTCCAAAAGCATCAGCCGGGTGAACGGTTTGGTGATGTAATCGGTGCAATAGCCCTTGTAAAAGGCCTCGGTGACCGCCTCCGGGGCATCGAGGGCGGTCACCATGATGATCACCGCCTCCTTGGCTCCGATCACGCCATACGCCACCTCCAAGGCGCGTATGGCCTGCAAGGCACTTTGACCATCCATGACCGGCATCATGATGTCCAGCAGGATCAAATCATAAGGGGTCTCTTCCACCAGGGACGCCTCCACCAGATCCACCGCCTCCAGGCCATTGGCGGCCTGATCGCACGAACCGAATGGAATCAAAAGATCATACAAAAACCTGCGATTTTCCGGATAATCATCCGCAATCAATATGTTCATGGGTTCACTCCCCTGTCTGACAGAGCCTGTCGCGCTTCCAGGCATTGGGTTGCCAGTTTCGTCAACGCCTCTGCGGCCTGCTCCCAATTTTTCTGTTCCACGCCACCACGCAGGCGCAATGCTTGGGTGGAGACCTTCCAGGCACCAATTTCCCGGGACAGATCGCTCAACCGCTGCACGGACTTGCCCACCCCGACCTCGTTGCGACTGGCAATGGCCTGCTGCAACGCCTCCAGGCACAGGGGAAACTGCTCGACGAATACCGCGCTTTTCTGGACCCAGACCTCCGCTTCCAGTTCGACATCCTTCAAGACCGAGGTCAATTTTCTGGGTGGCGTCCGGCCCACCGTCAAGGAGGTGCGCTTGATCACCTTGGCAATGACCTCCAACAGCTCGCTGGAGCGGTAGGGCTTGCGCAGATAACCGTTCATGCCCACGTCGAAACACTGTTTTTCCTCTTCGCCCATGGTTTTGGCCGTCACCGCGATGATGGGAATCCGGGGGCTGGCCACCATGGGTAAATCCCCCTGGCGAATCTGTCGGGTGGCCTCCATGCCATCCATCTCCGGCATTTGCAGATCCATCAGTACCAGATCATAGGCATGTTGCCCCAGTTGCAGCAAAGCCTCTCGACCATTGCCCACGATGGTGACCGTATGCCCGGCCTGCTCTAAAATCAACGTGGCGAGCCTTTGATTTTGCGCATTGTCTTCCACCAACAAAATATGAATCGGAATCATATGGTTGACCAAACGATCCGCCGATGAGACGCTCTCTTCGCTCTGCGTCACCCGGCCCAGCCGTTGTTGAATCGCCTTGAGCAGACGAAATTTCCAGACCGGCTTGCGTACCACGTTGGCATGGAGCAATCCATGCGCGCCCATCACATCATCCGCGTCCACCGTGGGAGGCAGAAAGAGTACCACATTGTCGAATACGCCGGCTGCCGACGCCAGCGTCACCAACGGATTCGCCCCATCCCGCAACACGCCATAATCGATGATCAGCAGATCAAAATCTCGATTGGACGCCGCGACGTTGCGTTCCAGTTGCTTCCGGATGGCGACGAGACTCTCCGCCTCCACGACATCGGCCCCGGCAACGGAGAGCATCTCCCCCACAATGGCGCGTCCCGTGGCATGGGTATCGGCCAGAAGAATCCTCACCCCCTCCAGCGCCGGGCCACCCGGATCGGCCCGTCGGTCATCCCCCTCCCGTCCCACCCTGTCTCTGCGGCTCACCCCGAACCGGGCGGTGAAATGAAAAATACTGCCCTTATCCGCAGCACTTTCCAGCCAGATCTCCCCGTCCATCATGAAGACCAGATGTTTGCTGATGGTCAATCCCAATCCGGTGCCGCCAAACTTACGGGTGGTGGAACCATCGGCCTGGGTGAACCGTTCAAAAACCAGCGCCTGCTTCTCCGCCGAAATACCCACTCCGGTATCGACGATGGAAAAATGCAGCCAGATATCCTCCCTGAAATCCGGATTGCCCACAGGAATCTCATCCGGGCCGGCCAGGGCGACACGCAAGACCACCTCCCCATCCGCGGTGAACTTGATGGCGTTGTTGATCAAATTGATCAACACCTGCTTCAGCCGCAACGGATCCCCCAGCAGCGTGGATGGCACATCCTCGGCCAGATGGCAATACAGCTCCAACTCCTTCTGATAGGCCTTGATGGCCAACGAATCGCAAGCGTTCTCGATCTGCCCGGAAAGATCGAAGGGGATCCGTTCCAAGGTGAGCATGCCCGCGTCGATTTTGGACAGATCCAGGATCGAATTGATCAATTCCAGCAGCGAATCGGAAGATTTCTGGATCACCTCCAGATAGTGTCGCTGATTTTGGGCGGAGAGGCGTGTGGTCAGGATCAAATCGGTCAAACCGATGATGGTATTCATGGGGGTACGAATTTCGTGGCTCATGTTGGCCAGAAATTCGCTTTTCATGCGACTGGCCGACTCGGCCACCTCCAGAGTCTCTTTCAACGACCGCATCAACTGTTTGCGCTCGGTGATATCGTGCATGAAGGCGGTATAAAGCTTCTTGCCACCCAGATGAATTTCAACCAGCCCCACCTCCAGATCGATGATTTGACCATCCGCACGCAAACCCGGCAGTTCCACCCTTCTTTTGAGATGGGGAGAGCCTTCCGGGGCCTGGGCATGCCGCAGCAGGGCCTGGGCATGGGCCTGACGGTGCTCCGGGGGAATGATATACTGGGCCAGATCCTTGCCCAGACACGCCTCCCGGGAAAAACCGAACATCTCTTCCGCCGCCGGGTTGAGCTCCACCACTTTGCCATCGACATCGATGGTGATGATGGCATCCAACGCGGACTCCTGATTCAAATGAAGCCGCTTCTCCCGCTCTTTCAATTCCGCATGGGTCTCCAGGAGCTTGCTCTCCATGGTTCCCAACATCCTGCCGAACAGCAAAATCAATCCGATTCCCCCCATCACTCCCACCCCGATGCCGATGGCAATGATCCAGTAGGAATGATGCACCTGGAACGTGGCGTCTTGCACCACGATCATGAAGGCCACTTCCTGACCAGATGCATTCAGAATCGGCAGACGGGCGATGTTGTAATGGTCATCGTCTTGCGAGACGTTGTACCACAAGTGGCGACCCGCGACATAAAAATCCGGTCTGAGACGGTTGATCAAGGAAGGCGGAGTCGTAGCGGTACTTTGATTGATCACCACATGATCCGGAAAGGCATCCCAAACCAGGGACCGGCCCAACATTTTCGCGCCGGACTGCCAGTCGGTCTGCTGGAGACGACTCTTTTCGACAAACAGATACAGATCGACCGGAAACTGCTGACGCACCAATCCGGCGAATTGTTCCAGTTCTTTGCCCAGTTCGATGAAACCGATCAAGGTCTGTCCATCGTACCAGGGAGTGACGGTCCGCAGCACCAGAGTGCCCATTTTGCCCAACTCCAGATCCGAAGAGACCAGACCGCTCTCCTGAGCCAGCATCAACGAGGCACGATCAATCCCATCACCAAAGCGATCCGGTTGATGCACACGTAAAAAATTGACCCGGTCCGGTTGGTGGAAATAAAAATGGGTGATCCGGTTTTCCTGCTGCAACGCCCTGAAAAAACCCTTAGAAGTGGTGTACAGCGCCTCCCGGTCACGGGTCAGATAGGTGTTCCTGATCGTGTCATTCAGCCGGATGGCACTGATGGCGATCTGCATTTTGCTGACTTCATCGGAGTGCATTTCGACCAGGGCGCGACCGATGGCATCGGCGACCTGCTGCATGTGATATTCGTTCTGGGTGGTCTGCTGCCAATAGATGCCCAAGGAACTGCAAGAGATCATGATTGCCACAATCACGATAAATTTAATGATCATATCGCGCTTTGCGCTGTACATGACTCTTAGCCTTAACGATAAGAAATCAAAGGTTTATCAAACGCCGGAGCCATCCGTTTGGAAAGCCCGTGCGATAACGGTGGTCAATTCAGCGGCGGTGAATGGCTTCATCAAGATGCTGGAAGCCCCCAAGACCGTCGCCGCCTTCAGGTTCAGGGCGGCTGACAAATACGGAGGACTCCCGCCGGAGATGGCAATGATTTTGGGTCTGTTCTCCAAACGGGTAAACGCCATGACCACCTCGATACCATCCATCTCCGGCATGAGGATATCGGTGATGACAAGATCCGCCGGACGATTGTAAAACGCTTGCACCCCCTCCTTGCCATTGTTGGCCTCCTCCACCTCATACCCGTTCTCCCGGAGAATACGGGTCATCAAGGTCCGGATCGCGGGATTGTCATCAATAATCAAAATGCGTTTGGCCACTGCGTTGATATGGTGATTCATGACACCCCTTCCGGATGGCTGTGGTGGTCAGGCAGTCCGATGGCCAATGCGACTGCGTCCAGAATCCTTTGATTGGTAAACGGCTTTTGCAGCACATTGACCACACCGAACATTGTGGTCAGTTTCAAGACAAAATCCATGGCCAACTGGGCATTGCCGCCAGACATGGCAATGATCTTTTGCTCCTGGTTGATCGTTTGCACACGTTGAATCAAATCAATACCATCCATATCCGGCATGATGATGTCGCTGATCACCAGCCTGGGTTGCACGTCCTGATAAACCTGCAACGCTTCCACCCCGTTGGAGGCGGTCGCCAACGAATAACCGGCATCTTGAAGAACACGACACAACAAGTTCACCAATCTTTGTTCATCATCCACAATCAGGATATCTTTCATATTCTGTCATCCGCTGAATTCCTGGTGCCTGATCATCCGGTGGGGGTGATCCACCACACAGACCCGACCCATCCGTTTGGGGTTGCGGGATGTTCACTCCACCCGACATGGAATCACTATGGGCCGACAGCCTCTGCGGAATCAACAACAAATTGATCCGGATCCCAAACTTCTCGGTTGTTGAAAATATCGTACAGAATCCGTCCCAACTCCTCCTTCAGGACCGGTTTCCTGAGAACCGCCCGGATGCCAAGCGTCCGCATCTGTTCGGGGGAGACCGGATCCTTTTTCCCCGAACACAACACAGAGGGCAACCCGGCATTCAGGGTGGCAATCCGGGACAGCAATTCGATTCCGGTCATGCCGGGCATGGTCTGATCGGTAATGATGACATCGTACTGATCCGAATCCAGTTGCAACCGTTTCCAGGCCAGACCGGGATCGCTGCAACACTCCACCTGATAGCCCAATTGTTCCAATTGCATTTTTCCCAATCGGGCGATGCTGGTTTCGTCATCGACGAACAAAACCCGATAGGCCTCCAGGGTTCGATGCACAGTGGTACTCGTCTCGGAGGCCGTTTCCCGTTCGACGGCCAAAGGCCAGAACACCTGAAAGGTGCTGCCCCGACCGATTTCACTGAACACCTGAATGGCCCCTTTGGCATCGGTGACAATCCCATGAACCACCGACAATCCCAAACCGGTCCCCTTGCCGATCTCCCGGGTACTGAAAAAAGGATCGAACAGACGATCCCGTATCTCCGGATCGATGCCCACACCCGTATCCTGAACCGCCAGCAACGCATAAAGACCGGGGGCGACATCCAAGGTGCCGGCCTCATCGGGAGTCAAAGTGACCGTGTTCAGGGTGATATCCAGGCTCCCACCCTTTTCCTCCATGGCAAAAGACGCGTTCGTGCACAGGTTCATGATGACCTGATGCAACTGGGTGGGATCCCCCGAAATCACCACATCCGGCTCCAGAATGTGGGTATGGATGGCAATGGTGGTCGGAACCGAAGCGCGCATGAACTGGATGGTTTCCTTGAGAATCGGCACCACTTGAATGGTTTTGCGTTCCCCTTCGGACATGCGGCTGAAGGTCAACAGTTGGGCGACCAGATCCTTGGCCCGTTTTCCCGCCAGGAAGACATCCTGCAAATCCTGGTGGTTCTGGTCGGTGGCGGGAATCTTGTCCAGCACCAGTTCCGTATAACCCAGAATGATGCCCAGCAGATTGTTGAAATCATGGGCAATGCCACCTGCGAGGGTTCCGATGGCCTTCATTTTCTGCGCCTGACGCAGTTGCCGTTCCATGCGCAACTGTCTGGTGATGTCCCGATGCACCGCGACATAGTTTCTGACCGATCCATCCGGACTTTTCACCGGGGAGATGCTGGATTCCACATCAAAAAACGATCCATCCTTTTTGCGGTTGAGGAAATGCCCCTTCCAGGTCTTGCCCATGGCCAGACAACGCCACATCTCCCCGGCGATCTCCTGTTTGAACTCTCCCGCGTCCAGAATGGTGATGTTCTGGTCGATCACCTCCGTCGCCGCATAACCCGTCACCCGACAAAAGGCCTGATTGACATACTGGATCACCCCGCCGGTATCGGCAACCAGGACCATATCTTCGGTCTGCTCGATGGCCGAAGCCAGGCGCAAATTGTTGGCATGAGCGCGCAGCGCCATGATTCCGAAAGAGATATCCCGGGCCAGATCCATCAGGAACGCCGTCTCCCGCCCATCGAAGGCATCGGGTTCCGCCGCATAGACGCTCAAGGCACCGAAAGGTTGTCCTTCGCTCACCAAGGGCAGGGAAACCGAGGAGCGATACCCCTGGGCCATGGCCTGTTCCCGCCAGGGGGCGAAGTCAGGATCGTTGAGAATGTCTCTGGCATGGGCCGGCAGACCGGTGCGAATGGCGCGACCGGTTGGCCCCTGTCCACTGGCCCCCTCGCCCCAAGAGATGTACAAGCTATCCAGATAGCCGATTTCATAACCAAACTGAGCCACCGGCACCACCCGTTGCGTGGCATCCTGTCCGGAAAAACCGCACCACGCCAGCCGGTAACCGGCCTTCTCCACGATCAATTGACACAACGTGGTCATGAACTGCTCTTCATCCTGGGCGTGAAGCAACGCCTCGCTGGCGGAACTCAACGCCTTGAGGGCGCGGTTCATGCGTTGCAATTCCATTTCCGCCCCTTTGCGCACGGTAATATCCGTATAGGTACCGGCCATTCTCCAGGGCTTGCCTTCTGCATCCCGCTCCACCACCTTGCCGCGTCCTTGAATCCAGACCCAATCCCCCATGCGGGTGCGCAATCGATACTCCAGGGAGTGGCTCTCGATCCGACCGGCCACATGATCGTCGAGGCCGCTCAACACCCGTTCCCGATCATCCGGATGCAGCAGATCGACCCAGCTTTGAAAGTGGGGCACCAGTTCTCCATGGGCGAAACCCAGCATCTGTTCGGCCTTGGGACTGAAATAGATCGCCCCGCTCCGGATGTTCCAGTCCCAGATGCCGTCGTTGGTGCCATCCAGGACCAGTTGCAAACGCTCCTCGCTGGTCTGCAACGCGGCGCGCATCCGATACTCTTCGGTCACATCCCGAAACACCAGCACCACTCCAAGCAGGGTTCCCCCGGCATCCCGGATGGGGGAGCAACTGTCGGCAATCTGCGATTCCCGTCCGTCCCTGGCAACCAGGGTGGCATGACTGGCCAGACCGACAAGCGTACCGGTTTCAAGCACCGTCTCCACCGGATTGACCACCGGCAAGCCGGTCTGACTGTTGACCATCCGAAACACTTCGGACAAAGGACGATTGCGCGCTTCGTCCAATTTCCATCCGGTCAACGTCTCGGCCACGGGATTCATGTACTGCACACGACGGCGTGTGTCGGTGGAGATGACCGCGTCGCCAATGGATTGCAACGTGATGAAATGGTTGGTTTCCGTCTCGTACAGGGAACGTTCCAGGCTTTTGCGGGTGGAGACATCCAGCACAATGGACACCACGACCTGGATTTTCTCCTGCTGAAAAAGCTGCATGCGCACTTCGACTGGATATACAGAACCATCCCTGCGACGGTGCTCGGTCTCGAAAAACAGTTGGAGCTTGTCTCCCCGCAACAGAGGCTGCACCCGTTCCTTGAATGCATTCTCCGACATCAACGGATTGAAAGACCAGGGATACAGCATCGATAACTCGGCAGACGTATATCCCAGATTGACTTGTGCGCTATTGTTGACATAAACACAACGAAAAAAATCCACGTCAAAAATATAAATCTCATTGACCGAACTTTCCAGAATGCGTCCCAATTGTTGATGTTCCACAATACGACGAATCAACGGTTTGCTGATCCAATAAAACAGCAACTCCCCGACCGCAACGATTCCACAGGCCAATGCAAACAACAGCAAGGCAGCCTGGATGTATCGACTGCGGACCTCTTCCATATCGACTTTGACCACCACCCCCATATTCAAAATGGCCACCGGCTCATAAGCGGCCAACACCTCCACCCCGCGATAATCCAGACCAACAACGGAGCCGGATTGTCCCGACAAGGCCCGCTGCATCGGAATGGCCAACCGACTCGGAAGCGGCACCGGCTGAGGCTTGTCGAAGTCGGAGTGGCGATGCCGCACCATGAACACGATCCGGTCCCCTTCTCTTCGGCCCACCGTGAACTCCCCGGTCTCACCAAAGCCCTTGAACCGGTCATGAGCCTGCCGGATTTGCGCAAGGGTCGCCTCCTGAGAACCTCCCGGATAATCCGGACTGTGCTGCTGATCAAACGCCGCCAGGGATTCCATGAACCGGGCGCGGCTCTGGACAATGTCGATCAATCGGTCGCGAACATCTTCAAGATGGGTTGTATACAAAGTCCAAATGGTAATACCTCCCACAACCATCGAAACGATCAACAGGATCAGGCCAAGCAGCATGAACTTTCGATTGAAGGTCAGTTCCATTTCTCGTCTTTCCGGATTCAATCCGAGCTGAAATCGGAATGCAACCAGTTCTGGAAGTTTATAAACACAAACATGAATGATAGACCTTATTGGAGATCTGAATGAGTGATACTCTATCAGAAGTTTCACAACGATGCAGCATCCCATGCGATACCGATCTAAAAACATCTCCGGCATGCGCGAGATCCGCCGTTGCGCCTCAAGGATGAACCTTCTCCAGGAAGAATATTCGACAAATTGGGGAAAACAGGCGGGAAACTCCGGGACAAGCGGAATCAAGGCGTCCGGCGATCAAGGCGTCCGGACCAGACGAAATCCAATATAGTCATAGCGACTGGTGGGAGCATGCCAGTAACGTTCGGCACTACGGGCTCTTTTGGCACCATTATCATAAGACCCCCCGCGCAAGACACGATCACGGACATTCACTTCATTTCGGAACGGATTTTTCATACTGGCCTGGGGAGTGGCATAATAGTCCGGGTCATAGCCGTCCATGCACCATTCCCAGACATTGCCATGCATGTCGTACAAACCAAACCCGTTGGCGGGAAAACTCCCGACCGGCATGGTGGATTGGCGATACAGTCCCTTGGAAAATCCCCGACAGGGACAACTGCCATTGAAATTGACCTGATTGTTGGATCGAATGGTTTCGCCAAAAGAAAAAGGGGTCACACTCCCGGCGCGGCAGGCGTATTCCCACTCGGCTTCCGTAGGCAGGCGAAACCCTCCTCCGCTGCGCAAATTCAACAGTTCGATGAAGGCCATGGCGTCATACCAACTGACCCGCTCCACCGGATAGTTGGCCCCCCGTCGGAAATGGGCCGGATTTTCATGGATGAGTTTGCACCACTCCCCCTGAGTGACGGCAAACATCCCCATCCAGAAACCATCCAGGCTCACGTCATGTAGCGGCGCCTCGCTTGGTTTGTGACCATCCTCGCTCTCCACGCTGCCCATCCTGAAGGTTCCCGGGGGAATCCACACAAACTTCATTCCGGTAATATCGTCTCGAAATTCCAACATGTCACAATCCGGCCTTCCAGGTACGGTTGATTCCAGAAGATCGACCCTCATCGTCATCCACACCAACCGATCTCAACATGCTCGCCCTCGTCAATTCCGATGAACCATACATCCCCTCGACTCACAACAACACCCAACGCGCACCATCCGCAGGCAACGGTTCATAACTGGGTCAACAATAGCAAGGTCTGCTCAATCTGTTCATCCAGTCTTTCCAGAAAGGCATTCACCTCCTCCCAGTCCCCCACCTCCGCGGAACCTTTGATGCGAATGGCCTGGGTTCCGATCCGACTGGCGCCGATCCCTTTGGCCAGACTGGACAATTTCCCAACCCCCTGCACCGCCTGTGTGACATTTTTCTTGTCCAGGGCACGGCGCAACTCTTTGACGACCGCCAACACCTCTCCCTGAAAGGCGCTCCTGGCCCG is a window encoding:
- a CDS encoding formylglycine-generating enzyme family protein — protein: MLEFRDDITGMKFVWIPPGTFRMGSVESEDGHKPSEAPLHDVSLDGFWMGMFAVTQGEWCKLIHENPAHFRRGANYPVERVSWYDAMAFIELLNLRSGGGFRLPTEAEWEYACRAGSVTPFSFGETIRSNNQVNFNGSCPCRGFSKGLYRQSTMPVGSFPANGFGLYDMHGNVWEWCMDGYDPDYYATPQASMKNPFRNEVNVRDRVLRGGSYDNGAKRARSAERYWHAPTSRYDYIGFRLVRTP
- a CDS encoding response regulator → MISCSSLGIYWQQTTQNEYHMQQVADAIGRALVEMHSDEVSKMQIAISAIRLNDTIRNTYLTRDREALYTTSKGFFRALQQENRITHFYFHQPDRVNFLRVHQPDRFGDGIDRASLMLAQESGLVSSDLELGKMGTLVLRTVTPWYDGQTLIGFIELGKELEQFAGLVRQQFPVDLYLFVEKSRLQQTDWQSGAKMLGRSLVWDAFPDHVVINQSTATTPPSLINRLRPDFYVAGRHLWYNVSQDDDHYNIARLPILNASGQEVAFMIVVQDATFQVHHSYWIIAIGIGVGVMGGIGLILLFGRMLGTMESKLLETHAELKEREKRLHLNQESALDAIITIDVDGKVVELNPAAEEMFGFSREACLGKDLAQYIIPPEHRQAHAQALLRHAQAPEGSPHLKRRVELPGLRADGQIIDLEVGLVEIHLGGKKLYTAFMHDITERKQLMRSLKETLEVAESASRMKSEFLANMSHEIRTPMNTIIGLTDLILTTRLSAQNQRHYLEVIQKSSDSLLELINSILDLSKIDAGMLTLERIPFDLSGQIENACDSLAIKAYQKELELYCHLAEDVPSTLLGDPLRLKQVLINLINNAIKFTADGEVVLRVALAGPDEIPVGNPDFREDIWLHFSIVDTGVGISAEKQALVFERFTQADGSTTRKFGGTGLGLTISKHLVFMMDGEIWLESAADKGSIFHFTARFGVSRRDRVGREGDDRRADPGGPALEGVRILLADTHATGRAIVGEMLSVAGADVVEAESLVAIRKQLERNVAASNRDFDLLIIDYGVLRDGANPLVTLASAAGVFDNVVLFLPPTVDADDVMGAHGLLHANVVRKPVWKFRLLKAIQQRLGRVTQSEESVSSADRLVNHMIPIHILLVEDNAQNQRLATLILEQAGHTVTIVGNGREALLQLGQHAYDLVLMDLQMPEMDGMEATRQIRQGDLPMVASPRIPIIAVTAKTMGEEEKQCFDVGMNGYLRKPYRSSELLEVIAKVIKRTSLTVGRTPPRKLTSVLKDVELEAEVWVQKSAVFVEQFPLCLEALQQAIASRNEVGVGKSVQRLSDLSREIGAWKVSTQALRLRGGVEQKNWEQAAEALTKLATQCLEARQALSDRGVNP
- a CDS encoding response regulator, with translation MNILIADDYPENRRFLYDLLIPFGSCDQAANGLEAVDLVEASLVEETPYDLILLDIMMPVMDGQSALQAIRALEVAYGVIGAKEAVIIMVTALDAPEAVTEAFYKGYCTDYITKPFTRLMLLEKLREYNLIPHE
- a CDS encoding response regulator, which translates into the protein MKDILIVDDEQRLVNLLCRVLQDAGYSLATASNGVEALQVYQDVQPRLVISDIIMPDMDGIDLIQRVQTINQEQKIIAMSGGNAQLAMDFVLKLTTMFGVVNVLQKPFTNQRILDAVALAIGLPDHHSHPEGVS
- a CDS encoding response regulator, producing MNHHINAVAKRILIIDDNPAIRTLMTRILRENGYEVEEANNGKEGVQAFYNRPADLVITDILMPEMDGIEVVMAFTRLENRPKIIAISGGSPPYLSAALNLKAATVLGASSILMKPFTAAELTTVIARAFQTDGSGV
- a CDS encoding PAS domain S-box protein, with translation MELTFNRKFMLLGLILLIVSMVVGGITIWTLYTTHLEDVRDRLIDIVQSRARFMESLAAFDQQHSPDYPGGSQEATLAQIRQAHDRFKGFGETGEFTVGRREGDRIVFMVRHRHSDFDKPQPVPLPSRLAIPMQRALSGQSGSVVGLDYRGVEVLAAYEPVAILNMGVVVKVDMEEVRSRYIQAALLLFALACGIVAVGELLFYWISKPLIRRIVEHQQLGRILESSVNEIYIFDVDFFRCVYVNNSAQVNLGYTSAELSMLYPWSFNPLMSENAFKERVQPLLRGDKLQLFFETEHRRRDGSVYPVEVRMQLFQQEKIQVVVSIVLDVSTRKSLERSLYETETNHFITLQSIGDAVISTDTRRRVQYMNPVAETLTGWKLDEARNRPLSEVFRMVNSQTGLPVVNPVETVLETGTLVGLASHATLVARDGRESQIADSCSPIRDAGGTLLGVVLVFRDVTEEYRMRAALQTSEERLQLVLDGTNDGIWDWNIRSGAIYFSPKAEQMLGFAHGELVPHFQSWVDLLHPDDRERVLSGLDDHVAGRIESHSLEYRLRTRMGDWVWIQGRGKVVERDAEGKPWRMAGTYTDITVRKGAEMELQRMNRALKALSSASEALLHAQDEEQFMTTLCQLIVEKAGYRLAWCGFSGQDATQRVVPVAQFGYEIGYLDSLYISWGEGASGQGPTGRAIRTGLPAHARDILNDPDFAPWREQAMAQGYRSSVSLPLVSEGQPFGALSVYAAEPDAFDGRETAFLMDLARDISFGIMALRAHANNLRLASAIEQTEDMVLVADTGGVIQYVNQAFCRVTGYAATEVIDQNITILDAGEFKQEIAGEMWRCLAMGKTWKGHFLNRKKDGSFFDVESSISPVKSPDGSVRNYVAVHRDITRQLRMERQLRQAQKMKAIGTLAGGIAHDFNNLLGIILGYTELVLDKIPATDQNHQDLQDVFLAGKRAKDLVAQLLTFSRMSEGERKTIQVVPILKETIQFMRASVPTTIAIHTHILEPDVVISGDPTQLHQVIMNLCTNASFAMEEKGGSLDITLNTVTLTPDEAGTLDVAPGLYALLAVQDTGVGIDPEIRDRLFDPFFSTREIGKGTGLGLSVVHGIVTDAKGAIQVFSEIGRGSTFQVFWPLAVERETASETSTTVHRTLEAYRVLFVDDETSIARLGKMQLEQLGYQVECCSDPGLAWKRLQLDSDQYDVIITDQTMPGMTGIELLSRIATLNAGLPSVLCSGKKDPVSPEQMRTLGIRAVLRKPVLKEELGRILYDIFNNREVWDPDQFVVDSAEAVGP